The sequence below is a genomic window from Anopheles cruzii chromosome 3, idAnoCruzAS_RS32_06, whole genome shotgun sequence.
gatgcagTGGTACTGCCCGCAAATGTGTTCCTTACGAACGCCAAGAACTATCCGGTGCTGTCTAAGGCCCATCAATCCATTGTGACATTTCTCTACCGGACGTTCTCGTGCCACTTTATACTCAAAGCCAATCCTGCCGATGGGCATCTGGTACACTACGTGGACTACATTAAGCACATCTTGAGCGCCAATTACGTTCCCGATCCGATGCAGGGATACGACGATCTGTTGGAAATACCGCTGCAACCGCTGTACGACAATCTGGACAATTTTACGTACGAGGTGTTCGAGAAGGATCCGGTCAAGTACATCCGCTATCAGGATGCGATCGAGCAGGCTCTGAGAGATCGGGTCCCGGACGAGGAAGCGGAACAGAAAACCACGATCGTCATGGttgtcggcggtggccgtggccctcTGGTCCGAGCGACGCTTAATGCTTCGGTGAAGGCGAACCGAGCCGTGAAAGTGTACGTCGTGGAGAAGAATCCGAACGCCATTGTCACGCTGACCGCACTGATCGATGAGATatggaaaaaccgaaacgtcGAGCTCATCTCTACCGATATGCGTGAGTTCAATCCACCTGAGAAGGCGGATATTCTCGTGTCGGAACTGCTCGGATCGCTCGGTGACAATGAACTGTCCCCCGAGTGTCTCGATGGGGCGCAGAGGCATCTGAAGGACGACGGCATCAGTATACCGTGCAAATCTACCTCATACCTCAACCCGTGTATGGCCTCGAAGGTGTACAATCAGGTACGCACTCTCGAGCGAAACCCGAACAGGAAGGATCGCGTAGTGTCCTCGCGGCATATGGAACAAACTTACGTCGCTTACCAGAAGAACGCTTACCACATCGACGATCCGCAGCCGTTGTTCGAGTTCGTCCACCCAAACCGACAGCAGCCCATCGACAACAGCCGATACCGGGTGTTACGGTTCAAGGCCAGCCTGGACTGCGTGCTGAACGGGTTTCGCGGTAGCTTTGACACGGTGCTCTACAAGGATATTACGCTCAGCATTCACCCGTTCACGCACACTATCGGGCTCGGATCGTGGTTCTCGATTTTCGTTCCACTGACGGAACCGGTCCAGGTGAAGGCGGGCCAGGAGATTGTGCTGCACTTTTGGCGCTGTGTAGCCTCGCACAAGGTTTGGTACGAATGGAGCCTCGGGGCACCGGCCGTTACGCATGTGCATAATCTCAACGGACGCGGTCATCCGATATGGCAATAGGCCAAGGCCGAAGTTTCCTTGTGACGGGTATTTGACTATGCTTCCAAGAAGCTTAGTTACAACGATATTGAACATAATAAACACAATATATAAAACTACTAGCGTATTACTATGAATCTTTGCAATGTTATGTTTGCGATTACGTCCTCAAAAATCTAAATATAACCATCGTTGTAATTGGACAATAAGTTCCGaatcccgaacccgaaaacaTGCCATTTGTCTAAACGAGACAGGTTGTGTCAGCTTGATTCTTTAAGCATGTGCACTTTAATTCGACCATTGCGAGTCCTGCAAGACTTGTCAGCCTTTGCCCGCCCCATGTGTCCTCGAAGAAAACATTTCCGCCCAGGTACCGTAAAGTAATGCTAATGGAAACATTGCAAACGTTTGTGCAGCAAATTTCAAAACCACCGGAATAAAGATATGGCTACTTAGTGTGCCAACGTACGCCATACTATTGCCACACACGGTTTAATCTCGTTCGCAGACCATTTACGGTACTTTTGAATCAGATGCCACGACGAGCCAGGACACATACCGACAACCGATGGCCACAGAGCCACCGTCTCACGGGCCTTGTGTAAATCGTCCAACTGAACGAAAAGGACATCCGGCGGTTCTTGTAACGGTGTCAGTGGCAGCGCGCAAAGGGAACTAGGAACGTGAACTGCCGAACGCGCGAAACCATCACCACGGCGGGCATGCTCTGGCGGGCCGCTCCCGCTGATAATGGATAACCGTGCCATTTCGACACTTTACGAGTTATCTTCCCGGCTCCGTTACCGTTGCGGTTTTTGTGGTagtaaccaccaccaccagtagtGCACCCTCGTTGTTATCATCGCCCCTAACTTCCGGTACCGTTCCGGAACACGCTGCTGGCACTCGAGCACTATCCGAACTCGTTTCGAGCACTTTACGAACCGCTGTCAACGAgtgcgcgagagagaaggagagacgCTGCGAGAGAACGTGCCGAGAGCGACAACCGGAAAGATGGTCAGCGAGCGCGAATGTTATCACGCCGTGGGAGATGCTGCGTCGCGCAAGCTTGAGATCGAAATCGTGAATCAGTTCGTGGTTTTATCGCCCCCATTCAGCAAACGGCTCATTCGAgttcactccctctctctctctctttcgcggaCGCTCTCTGACTCAGTGGCGCTTCACTTCCGCTCTCGGGAATTCGCTGTGTCTCCCTCTTCCCGTCAGCGAGCACGAAGCATCTGTCGGTCTCTCTTCGCCACTTCCTGGTC
It includes:
- the LOC128273642 gene encoding protein arginine N-methyltransferase 5; translated protein: MSTDQKPFVAISLHLDTVDELGPEIERAAKANFNSITIPVVHWRFDREFEREPLRTKHQQFTRSDLLLSSTQWLNKIICRIADPVALNSPIERVRKQAERTLSQEISFAQHLMQNGYMYTKLTSETSANFARIVSSVLANGTLLVEVPMVNPTVAQCCWRRDVDGEEPPVADDPWKWWNTFRSHADFNHQVKVALELTVDVPQQGEIYRWMGEPIDAVVLPANVFLTNAKNYPVLSKAHQSIVTFLYRTFSCHFILKANPADGHLVHYVDYIKHILSANYVPDPMQGYDDLLEIPLQPLYDNLDNFTYEVFEKDPVKYIRYQDAIEQALRDRVPDEEAEQKTTIVMVVGGGRGPLVRATLNASVKANRAVKVYVVEKNPNAIVTLTALIDEIWKNRNVELISTDMREFNPPEKADILVSELLGSLGDNELSPECLDGAQRHLKDDGISIPCKSTSYLNPCMASKVYNQVRTLERNPNRKDRVVSSRHMEQTYVAYQKNAYHIDDPQPLFEFVHPNRQQPIDNSRYRVLRFKASLDCVLNGFRGSFDTVLYKDITLSIHPFTHTIGLGSWFSIFVPLTEPVQVKAGQEIVLHFWRCVASHKVWYEWSLGAPAVTHVHNLNGRGHPIWQ